One Saccharopolyspora erythraea NRRL 2338 genomic region harbors:
- a CDS encoding LysE family translocator: protein MLLQFFAAVGVLAVLTIVPGPDMAVVTKRAVASSWQDGLRTAGGITLGLLVWGVLTVAGLAAVLAASATAYTVIKLAGAAYLVFLGVQALLHSRRNRPGAPAPAGPPTAGNPWRTGLVSNLFNPKIAVFYTGLLPTLAPSGLSPRSGMALLVLLHAVLTFGWLGGYVMLLARARAFFERPAVRRTMDRVTGVVLIGFGLKVATSQH, encoded by the coding sequence ATGCTCCTGCAGTTCTTCGCCGCGGTCGGCGTGCTCGCCGTGCTGACGATCGTGCCCGGCCCGGACATGGCCGTGGTGACGAAACGAGCCGTCGCGTCGAGCTGGCAGGACGGCCTGCGCACCGCCGGGGGCATCACCCTCGGGCTGCTCGTGTGGGGCGTGCTCACCGTGGCGGGGCTGGCCGCGGTGCTGGCCGCCTCCGCCACGGCGTACACGGTGATCAAGCTGGCCGGGGCTGCCTACCTGGTCTTCCTCGGTGTCCAGGCGCTGCTCCACAGCCGCCGCAACCGCCCCGGGGCCCCGGCGCCGGCCGGCCCGCCCACGGCGGGCAACCCGTGGCGGACCGGCCTGGTCAGCAACCTGTTCAACCCGAAGATCGCCGTTTTCTACACCGGCCTGCTACCCACGCTCGCGCCGTCGGGCCTCTCCCCGCGCAGCGGTATGGCGCTGCTGGTGCTCCTGCACGCGGTGCTGACCTTCGGCTGGCTCGGCGGCTACGTGATGCTGCTGGCCAGGGCCCGCGCGTTCTTCGAGCGGCCCGCCGTGCGCCGGACCATGGACCGCGTCACCGGAGTCGTCCTGATCGGCTTCGGCCTGAAGGTCGCCACGTCCCAGCACTGA
- a CDS encoding LCP family protein yields the protein MTYTQPGHQARGRTPEPRVRRRRWGRKVVAVLVVLVLALVGFVLYVDYSLKREQALPVDGERPQDGPGTNWLLVGSDSREDLDQERKDELGTGDTAGRRTDTVMLVHIPESGGTPTMVSLPRDSLVKIPGQGKDKLNAAFAYGGSQLLARTVENNTGVRIDHYAEVGLGGFADITDAIGGVDLCVKEPMQDPKANLDLRPGCQTLQGPQALGYVRTRATARGDLDRVQRQREFLAALTEKVSGPEVLANPFRLFPLILDTSQSFLVDSGDHVWHLGSLGLAMQGIASGQGVTTTVPFGGFGETDGGASVVEWDDEGAEKLFGALATDTPVPQEVITTAEGIGG from the coding sequence ATGACCTACACGCAACCGGGTCACCAGGCGCGCGGACGGACGCCGGAGCCTCGGGTCCGGCGGAGGCGGTGGGGGCGCAAGGTCGTCGCGGTGCTGGTGGTGCTGGTGCTGGCGCTGGTCGGGTTCGTGCTCTACGTGGACTACTCGCTCAAGCGGGAGCAGGCGCTGCCGGTCGATGGTGAGCGGCCGCAGGACGGGCCGGGGACGAACTGGCTGCTGGTGGGTTCGGACAGCCGGGAGGACCTGGACCAGGAGCGCAAGGACGAGCTGGGCACCGGGGACACGGCGGGCCGGCGCACCGACACGGTGATGCTGGTGCACATCCCGGAAAGCGGTGGTACTCCGACGATGGTGAGCCTGCCGCGGGACTCTCTGGTCAAGATCCCCGGTCAGGGCAAGGACAAGCTCAACGCCGCGTTCGCCTACGGCGGTTCGCAGTTGCTGGCCCGCACCGTGGAGAACAACACCGGGGTGCGCATCGACCACTACGCCGAGGTCGGGCTGGGCGGCTTCGCCGACATCACCGACGCGATCGGCGGGGTGGACCTGTGCGTCAAGGAACCGATGCAGGACCCGAAGGCCAATCTGGATCTGCGGCCGGGCTGCCAGACGTTGCAGGGGCCGCAGGCGCTGGGTTACGTGCGCACCCGGGCGACCGCGCGGGGTGATCTGGACCGGGTCCAGCGGCAGCGGGAGTTTTTGGCCGCGCTGACCGAGAAGGTCTCCGGCCCCGAGGTGCTGGCCAACCCGTTCCGGCTGTTCCCGCTGATCCTGGACACCTCCCAGTCGTTCCTGGTCGACTCCGGCGACCACGTCTGGCACCTGGGCTCGCTGGGCCTGGCGATGCAGGGCATCGCCTCCGGGCAGGGCGTGACGACCACCGTGCCGTTCGGCGGCTTCGGTGAGACCGACGGCGGCGCCTCGGTCGTGGAATGGGACGACGAGGGCGCCGAGAAGCTGTTCGGCGCACTGGCCACCGACACCCCCGTGCCACAGGAAGTCATCACCACCGCCGAAGGCATCGGAGGCTGA
- a CDS encoding glycoside hydrolase family 15 protein, which produces MSRRWRTPLLGICVAAAVAGTALPSSAARAGDAPGAPGTDPGYAGADKLGFGTSRDAQSPVWFTLGRGGAADLYYPNLSTPASRQLQVVVTDGAGFVQRLSDVPTRTEPVDPKTPSYRQVSTGQGWEATATYVTDPARPSVVVDLQVRSLDGKPLQTYVLHEPTLTKDGSDDRSRTEGATLVASDRSAASALRATPAFTETSSGYLGASDGWTDLSRHKRLTAHHPEAGAGHVGQVGRLPVDGVGTSHAVLTLGYGKHASEAVATAEETERTGFEAAARAYGEGWHRYADSLTPPDALTDEHQKNVYWSSTAMLAASEDKQNPGAFIASPSMPWAFRNDPEMAPESGPYHLVWPRDLYQHATALLSAGDRAAAERALDYLWSVQQPDGHLPQNTETSGEPFWTKVQLDQTAFPIVLAWQLGRTDQATMDGVRKAAEFIVGFEHEGHPAPYTEQERWENHSGYSPGTIASTIAGLVCAADLLERSGDHETAQRYLAVADEWAAKVDGWTATANGPHSPQPYYLRLTKDGNPNQGTTYNPGDNYPEDVDQRTQVDPSFLELVRLGVKRPDDPVVVNSLRVVDEVLGEQTPAGQHWHRFTSDGYGEREDGADWNIGHGRTYGRLWPLFAGERGEYELMAGQPGMAAERLRSMAATANEGLLLPEQVWDNRAPAADGEPAPGTPNRSATPLAWTHAQYVRLVTSMAAGAPVETPSVVADRYTR; this is translated from the coding sequence TTGTCCAGACGATGGCGAACACCGCTGCTGGGGATCTGCGTGGCGGCGGCGGTCGCGGGCACCGCGCTGCCCTCGTCGGCCGCGCGAGCGGGCGACGCACCGGGCGCGCCCGGCACCGACCCCGGCTACGCCGGCGCCGACAAGCTCGGCTTCGGGACCTCGCGCGACGCGCAGAGCCCGGTGTGGTTCACCCTCGGCCGCGGCGGTGCCGCGGATCTCTACTACCCGAACCTGTCGACGCCGGCGTCCCGGCAGCTCCAGGTCGTCGTGACCGACGGGGCCGGCTTCGTCCAGCGCCTGTCCGACGTCCCCACGCGCACCGAGCCGGTCGACCCGAAGACCCCGTCGTACCGCCAGGTCTCGACCGGGCAGGGCTGGGAGGCCACCGCCACCTACGTCACCGACCCGGCGCGCCCGTCGGTCGTGGTCGACCTCCAGGTGCGGTCGCTGGACGGCAAGCCGTTGCAGACCTACGTCCTGCACGAGCCGACCCTGACCAAGGACGGCTCCGACGACCGCAGCCGGACCGAAGGCGCGACGCTGGTGGCGTCCGACCGCTCGGCGGCCAGCGCGCTGCGCGCGACCCCGGCCTTCACCGAGACCTCCTCCGGATACCTCGGCGCCAGCGACGGCTGGACCGACCTGTCGCGGCACAAGCGGCTCACCGCGCACCACCCCGAAGCCGGCGCCGGGCACGTCGGCCAGGTCGGGCGGCTGCCCGTGGACGGCGTGGGAACCTCGCACGCCGTGCTCACCCTCGGCTACGGCAAGCACGCCAGCGAGGCCGTCGCGACGGCGGAGGAGACGGAGCGGACCGGGTTCGAGGCCGCCGCCCGCGCCTACGGCGAGGGCTGGCACCGCTACGCCGACTCGCTCACGCCCCCGGACGCGCTGACCGACGAGCACCAGAAGAACGTGTACTGGAGCTCCACGGCGATGCTCGCGGCCAGCGAGGACAAGCAGAACCCGGGTGCGTTCATCGCGTCGCCGAGCATGCCGTGGGCGTTCCGCAACGACCCGGAGATGGCTCCGGAGTCCGGGCCCTACCACCTGGTGTGGCCGCGTGACCTCTACCAGCACGCGACCGCGCTGCTGTCGGCGGGCGACCGGGCGGCGGCCGAGCGGGCGCTGGACTACCTGTGGTCGGTGCAGCAGCCCGACGGGCACCTGCCGCAGAACACCGAGACCTCCGGCGAGCCGTTCTGGACCAAGGTCCAGCTCGACCAGACGGCGTTCCCGATCGTGCTCGCCTGGCAGCTCGGGCGCACCGACCAGGCGACGATGGACGGCGTCCGCAAGGCCGCGGAGTTCATCGTCGGCTTCGAGCACGAGGGGCACCCGGCCCCGTACACCGAGCAGGAGCGGTGGGAGAACCACAGCGGCTACTCGCCGGGCACGATCGCCTCGACGATCGCGGGCCTGGTGTGCGCCGCGGACCTGCTGGAGCGCAGCGGCGACCACGAGACCGCCCAGCGGTACCTGGCCGTCGCCGACGAATGGGCGGCCAAGGTAGACGGGTGGACCGCGACCGCCAACGGCCCCCACTCACCGCAGCCCTACTACCTGCGGCTGACCAAGGACGGCAACCCGAACCAGGGCACGACCTACAACCCGGGCGACAACTACCCGGAGGACGTCGACCAGCGCACCCAGGTGGACCCGAGCTTCCTGGAACTGGTCCGGCTGGGCGTCAAGCGGCCCGACGACCCGGTGGTGGTGAACTCGCTGCGCGTCGTCGACGAGGTGCTGGGGGAGCAGACGCCCGCGGGGCAGCACTGGCACCGGTTCACCAGCGACGGCTACGGCGAGCGCGAGGACGGCGCGGACTGGAACATCGGCCACGGCCGCACCTACGGCAGGCTCTGGCCGCTGTTCGCGGGTGAACGCGGTGAGTACGAGCTGATGGCGGGTCAGCCCGGCATGGCCGCCGAACGCCTGCGGTCGATGGCGGCGACGGCGAACGAGGGGCTGCTGCTGCCGGAGCAGGTCTGGGACAACCGGGCACCCGCCGCCGACGGCGAGCCCGCGCCCGGTACGCCCAACCGCTCGGCCACCCCGCTGGCGTGGACCCACGCCCAGTACGTCCGGCTCGTCACGTCGATGGCGGCGGGCGCGCCCGTGGAAACCCCGTCGGTCGTCGCGGACCGCTACACCCGCTGA
- a CDS encoding helix-turn-helix domain-containing protein, translating into MDEVLAAVGPRLRQIRRQRGCTLAALSKTTGIAVSTLSRLESGQRRPSLELLLPIAQAHQVPLDELVGAPPVGDPRVRLKPIRRGDMTVVPLTQQPGGLQAFKMIMGAGRSEPDPRTHEGYEWLYVLSGNLRLVLAEHDVVLKVGEVAEFDTRLPHWFGSTGEAPVEILSLFGPQGERMHVRAKPKGGSG; encoded by the coding sequence ATGGACGAAGTGCTCGCGGCCGTCGGACCGAGGCTCCGGCAGATCCGCAGGCAGCGCGGATGCACCCTGGCGGCGCTGTCGAAGACCACCGGGATCGCGGTCAGCACGCTGTCGCGGCTGGAGTCCGGGCAGCGCAGGCCGAGCCTGGAGCTGCTGCTGCCGATCGCGCAGGCCCACCAGGTGCCGCTGGACGAGCTGGTCGGCGCGCCGCCGGTCGGCGATCCCCGGGTGCGGCTGAAGCCGATCAGGCGCGGGGACATGACGGTGGTGCCGCTGACCCAGCAGCCCGGCGGCCTCCAGGCGTTCAAGATGATCATGGGTGCGGGCCGCAGCGAGCCCGACCCCCGTACGCACGAGGGCTACGAATGGCTCTACGTGCTCAGCGGGAATCTGCGTCTCGTGCTCGCCGAGCACGACGTCGTGCTCAAGGTCGGGGAGGTCGCGGAGTTCGACACCCGCCTGCCGCACTGGTTCGGCAGCACCGGTGAAGCCCCGGTGGAGATCCTGAGCCTGTTCGGCCCGCAGGGTGAACGCATGCACGTCCGCGCGAAGCCGAAGGGCGGATCCGGGTAG
- a CDS encoding class I SAM-dependent methyltransferase: protein MNDIDWAAMADMMVDEAEVHSPYVRQAFAELEHLAPRRVLDIGSGPGVAACRLAGLFLQAEVTAVDGTPELLARAEARAEQLGVRLRTRLAEFPEGLDDLPTADLVWSAQAVHHVGDQQSALDRIARLVAPGGVLAIVEGGLSPRFLPRDFGFGRPGLQARLDAALEDRFSTMRAELPGSVPVVEDWPRMLRHAGLTEARSRTFLVDHPAPLADTPRRLVRRLLERLRHMLAEGLDPDDLKALDRLLDPADPDGIDQRPDLFLLTAKTVHYARRALPLN, encoded by the coding sequence ATGAACGACATCGACTGGGCCGCGATGGCCGACATGATGGTCGACGAGGCGGAGGTGCACAGCCCCTACGTGCGGCAGGCGTTCGCGGAGCTGGAGCACCTGGCGCCGCGGCGGGTGCTCGACATCGGCAGCGGGCCCGGGGTGGCCGCCTGCCGGCTGGCCGGCCTGTTCCTGCAGGCCGAGGTGACCGCGGTGGACGGCACGCCCGAACTGCTGGCCCGCGCCGAGGCCAGGGCCGAGCAACTGGGGGTTCGGCTGCGCACCAGGCTGGCCGAGTTCCCGGAAGGTCTCGACGACCTCCCGACCGCGGACCTGGTGTGGTCGGCGCAGGCCGTGCACCACGTCGGTGACCAGCAGAGTGCGCTGGATCGCATCGCCCGGCTGGTGGCGCCCGGCGGTGTGCTCGCCATCGTCGAGGGAGGACTGTCGCCCCGCTTCCTGCCCCGCGACTTCGGCTTCGGGCGGCCGGGACTCCAGGCCCGCCTCGACGCGGCGTTGGAGGACCGGTTCAGCACCATGCGCGCCGAACTGCCCGGATCGGTGCCGGTGGTAGAGGACTGGCCCCGAATGCTGCGCCACGCCGGACTCACCGAAGCTCGCAGCCGGACGTTCCTGGTCGACCACCCGGCGCCGCTTGCCGACACTCCCCGCCGGTTGGTGCGGCGGCTGCTCGAGCGCCTGCGCCACATGCTCGCCGAGGGCCTGGACCCCGACGACCTGAAGGCGCTGGACCGGCTGCTCGACCCGGCCGACCCGGACGGCATCGACCAGCGTCCCGACCTGTTCCTGCTCACCGCCAAGACGGTGCACTACGCCCGTCGAGCGCTGCCTTTGAACTGA
- a CDS encoding dienelactone hydrolase family protein translates to MAHLTAEPVEMRVATGTLNGDLVVPPAAEAVVLFAHGSGSSRHSPRNRAVAEALQNTGFATMLLDLLTTDEANTDDRTQALRFDIDLLTDRVVTAVDWLEQRQATRGMPVGLFGASTGAAAALKGASRRPGRVAAVVSRGGRPDLSGEALSSVQAPTLLIVGGDDREVLELNRHAAKLLTSLPLTDVQIEIVQHAGHLFEEPGALEKVSDLAAGWFRRYLGVPRPEGPTGTHVKPPEPVRRGVNR, encoded by the coding sequence ATGGCTCATCTGACGGCGGAACCGGTGGAGATGCGGGTGGCCACCGGCACGCTCAACGGCGACCTCGTGGTGCCGCCCGCGGCCGAGGCGGTCGTGCTCTTCGCGCACGGCTCCGGCAGCTCCCGCCACAGCCCGCGCAACCGCGCGGTGGCCGAGGCGCTGCAGAACACCGGCTTCGCGACCATGCTGCTCGACCTGCTCACGACGGACGAGGCCAACACCGACGACCGCACGCAGGCGCTGCGCTTCGACATCGACCTGCTGACCGACCGCGTGGTCACCGCCGTGGACTGGCTCGAGCAGCGGCAGGCGACCAGGGGCATGCCGGTCGGGTTGTTCGGCGCAAGCACCGGTGCGGCGGCCGCGCTCAAGGGCGCGAGCAGACGGCCGGGGCGGGTCGCGGCGGTCGTGTCGCGGGGTGGGCGGCCCGACCTCAGCGGCGAGGCCCTCTCCTCGGTGCAGGCCCCGACACTGCTGATCGTCGGCGGTGACGACCGCGAGGTGCTGGAGCTCAACCGGCACGCGGCCAAGCTGCTGACCTCGCTGCCGCTCACCGACGTGCAGATCGAGATCGTGCAGCACGCAGGCCACCTGTTCGAGGAGCCGGGCGCGCTGGAGAAGGTCTCCGACCTCGCCGCGGGGTGGTTCCGCCGCTACCTCGGAGTCCCGCGCCCCGAAGGGCCGACCGGCACCCACGTCAAACCCCCCGAGCCGGTGCGCAGAGGTGTGAACCGCTGA
- a CDS encoding NAD(P)/FAD-dependent oxidoreductase, producing the protein MEDVVVIGGGAGGLNAALTLCRVRRRVLVVDSGEPRNAPAERVHGFVSRDGTPPAELLAAGRAEVERHGGRFADGEVRTIRRRDGVFAVELADRVVSARRVVVATGLRDELPGVPGLRERWGRDVLHCPFCHGYEVRDQPLGVMGGLRASVHQALLLRQLSDDVVIFAEEVDDRDRARLAARGVRIVRAAIAGLDVEDDALRGVRLADGTVVARSALFVPAPPVPNDALLAGLGCERDGDGLVRVDGNGLTSVPGVWAVGNVVDPRAQVVVAAGAGAKAAIAVNADLMEEELVEERAA; encoded by the coding sequence ATGGAGGATGTGGTGGTCATCGGGGGCGGTGCCGGCGGTCTGAACGCCGCGCTCACCCTGTGCAGGGTTCGCCGCCGGGTGCTGGTGGTCGACTCGGGCGAGCCGCGCAACGCACCGGCGGAGCGGGTTCACGGGTTCGTCTCCCGCGACGGCACGCCGCCCGCGGAACTGCTCGCGGCCGGGCGGGCGGAGGTCGAACGCCACGGCGGCCGGTTCGCCGACGGCGAGGTGCGCACGATTCGCAGGCGGGACGGCGTGTTCGCGGTAGAACTCGCCGACCGCGTCGTCTCGGCGCGGCGCGTCGTCGTCGCGACCGGACTTCGCGACGAGCTGCCCGGCGTGCCCGGTCTGCGGGAGCGCTGGGGGCGGGACGTGCTGCACTGCCCGTTCTGCCACGGCTACGAGGTCCGCGACCAGCCGCTCGGGGTGATGGGCGGGCTGCGGGCTTCGGTGCACCAGGCGCTGTTGCTGCGGCAGCTTTCCGACGACGTCGTGATCTTCGCCGAGGAGGTCGACGACCGCGACCGCGCGAGGCTCGCCGCGCGCGGCGTCCGGATCGTCCGCGCGGCGATCGCCGGTCTGGACGTCGAGGACGACGCGCTCCGGGGCGTCCGGCTGGCCGACGGGACCGTGGTCGCGCGGTCAGCGCTGTTCGTCCCGGCCCCGCCGGTCCCCAACGACGCGCTGCTCGCCGGCCTGGGGTGCGAGCGCGACGGCGACGGCCTGGTGCGCGTCGACGGGAACGGACTGACGAGCGTGCCCGGTGTGTGGGCGGTCGGCAACGTGGTGGATCCCCGGGCGCAGGTCGTCGTCGCGGCCGGCGCCGGGGCCAAGGCGGCGATCGCGGTGAACGCCGACCTGATGGAGGAAGAACTGGTGGAGGAGAGGGCGGCATGA